The following are from one region of the Hymenobacter radiodurans genome:
- a CDS encoding TonB-dependent receptor, whose amino-acid sequence MKKYVLTGAALLALSGAAWAQGPVSGSLQASGFSAEKQPVPGATIYLDGQAVGATTADGSFQVPAVPAGSHALRFTAIGFEPTTIQVLGRAEAQQVAPVTLQTASVVTPEALVTASRASDRTATAYSNLSREDLDKRNLAQDLPYLLDQTPSVVVTSDAGAGVGYTDIRIRGTSNTGINMTINGVPLNDPESRGAFLVNLPDLASSVSSLQVQRGVGTSQNGGAAFGASINISTLDSRREAYAETQNTYGSFNTWKNNVQFGTGLLGGHFTVDGRLSRIATDGYMNRAESKLKSYYLAAGYQAKNTLVKFITFSGREQTYQAWNGVPEPAITGKRDLLQTYVDNGELSTTDAERVLQEGRRYSYYTYDNQTDNYQQNHYQLHLSQGLGQDWNIGAALHLTRGFGYYESFRANRRFSAYNLPNVVLGNQTITRTDLVDQKWLDNYFYGGTFALNYQPKNNDKFEATLGGAVNRFDNDHYGEIIWARYASTSNIRQRYFFNEATKSDYSTYARATWQVLPRLGVYGDLQLRHIKYSIDGVEDDQNDVTTRADYTFFNPKAGATFSLAEGQQLYASFAVGQREPVRADFTDRPAGDQSAKAERLEDFEAGYRLNLSDVNLLTPRTALRFEANYFYMNYRNQLVATGQLNDVGTALRTNVARSYRTGIELTGFVSADDKISLSSTLTLSRNRILDYRDVSYDEEFNPIVATEGRTTTISYSPSAVSAHTLEGQPLNGLRVALLYKTVSRQYLDNSANEARSIQPYQVLDFRVRYALRPTFMKEIELALLINNVLNREYVTNGYTYGYLGASGQQETFNWYYPQATRNFLVSVGLKL is encoded by the coding sequence TTGAAAAAGTATGTATTAACCGGTGCAGCGCTTCTGGCGCTATCCGGCGCGGCATGGGCGCAAGGCCCCGTGTCCGGTAGTCTGCAAGCCTCCGGCTTCAGCGCCGAAAAGCAGCCCGTGCCCGGCGCTACCATCTATCTCGATGGCCAGGCTGTCGGCGCAACGACCGCCGACGGGTCCTTTCAAGTGCCGGCCGTGCCCGCCGGTTCGCATGCGCTTCGGTTCACAGCCATTGGCTTCGAGCCTACCACGATACAGGTACTAGGACGGGCCGAAGCGCAGCAAGTGGCGCCAGTAACCCTGCAAACAGCCTCGGTCGTAACACCTGAAGCCCTCGTAACGGCTTCCCGCGCCAGCGACCGCACCGCTACGGCCTACTCCAACCTTAGCCGCGAAGACCTGGACAAGCGCAACCTCGCCCAGGACTTACCTTATCTGCTCGATCAGACGCCCTCCGTCGTGGTGACCTCCGACGCCGGTGCCGGTGTGGGCTACACCGACATCCGCATCCGAGGTACGAGCAACACGGGCATCAACATGACCATCAACGGCGTGCCACTAAACGATCCGGAGTCGCGGGGGGCTTTTTTGGTGAATCTGCCCGATCTGGCTTCGTCGGTGAGCAGCTTACAGGTGCAGCGCGGTGTGGGTACCAGCCAGAATGGGGGCGCGGCCTTTGGGGCCAGCATCAACATCTCCACCCTTGATTCGCGCCGCGAAGCTTACGCCGAAACCCAGAATACCTACGGCTCTTTCAACACCTGGAAAAACAATGTGCAGTTCGGTACGGGGCTGCTTGGGGGGCATTTTACCGTAGATGGCCGCCTTTCGCGCATCGCCACCGATGGCTATATGAACCGCGCCGAGTCGAAGCTGAAATCATATTACCTGGCGGCGGGCTATCAAGCCAAGAACACGCTGGTCAAGTTCATCACCTTCTCGGGCCGCGAGCAAACCTACCAAGCCTGGAACGGAGTGCCTGAGCCAGCTATTACCGGCAAACGCGATTTGCTACAAACTTATGTAGACAACGGCGAGCTGTCGACCACCGATGCTGAGCGGGTGCTGCAGGAAGGCCGCCGCTACAGCTACTACACCTACGATAACCAAACCGATAATTACCAGCAAAACCACTACCAGCTTCACCTCTCGCAGGGTTTGGGACAGGACTGGAACATCGGGGCGGCCCTGCACCTCACGCGCGGCTTTGGCTACTACGAAAGCTTCCGTGCCAATCGGCGGTTTTCGGCTTACAACCTTCCTAACGTTGTGTTGGGCAACCAAACAATTACTCGCACCGACCTCGTGGACCAGAAGTGGCTGGACAATTATTTCTACGGCGGCACTTTCGCGCTCAACTATCAGCCTAAGAATAATGACAAGTTTGAGGCGACGCTCGGTGGGGCTGTCAACCGTTTTGACAACGATCATTACGGCGAAATCATCTGGGCGCGGTACGCATCTACCAGCAATATTCGCCAGCGCTACTTCTTCAACGAGGCCACCAAGTCGGACTACAGCACCTACGCTCGCGCTACCTGGCAGGTGCTGCCCCGGCTGGGCGTGTACGGCGACTTGCAGCTCCGCCACATCAAATACAGCATCGATGGGGTAGAGGATGACCAGAACGACGTCACGACCCGCGCCGACTATACTTTCTTTAATCCCAAAGCCGGCGCCACTTTCTCCCTGGCTGAAGGGCAACAGCTCTACGCCAGCTTCGCCGTGGGCCAGCGTGAGCCCGTGCGGGCCGACTTCACCGACCGTCCTGCCGGCGACCAAAGCGCCAAAGCCGAGCGCCTCGAAGATTTCGAAGCCGGCTATCGCCTCAATTTGTCGGATGTGAACCTGCTTACGCCGCGAACTGCCCTGCGCTTTGAGGCCAATTACTTCTACATGAACTACCGCAACCAACTGGTGGCCACCGGGCAGCTGAACGACGTAGGTACGGCCCTGCGCACCAACGTAGCGCGCAGCTACCGCACCGGTATCGAGCTTACGGGCTTTGTGTCGGCAGACGATAAAATCAGCCTGAGCAGCACGCTCACGCTCAGCCGCAACCGCATTCTGGACTACCGCGATGTTTCCTACGATGAGGAGTTTAACCCCATAGTAGCTACTGAGGGCCGCACGACCACAATTTCCTATTCACCGTCTGCCGTATCGGCGCACACGCTGGAAGGCCAGCCATTGAATGGGCTGCGGGTGGCGCTGCTCTACAAAACCGTAAGCCGCCAGTATCTCGATAATTCCGCCAACGAAGCCCGCAGCATTCAGCCATATCAGGTGCTCGACTTTCGGGTGCGCTACGCACTTCGTCCCACGTTTATGAAGGAAATAGAGCTGGCCTTGCTGATAAACAACGTGCTCAACCGCGAGTACGTGACCAATGGTTACACCTACGGCTACCTTGGCGCCAGCGGCCAGCAAGAAACTTTTAACTGGTACTACCCGCAGGCCACGCGCAACTTTCTGGTTTCAGTCGGGCTAAAGCTCTAG
- a CDS encoding APC family permease: protein MSHEKKLNELEATAICGNDISSSCLYVSALAIAYAGQYAWIALLMVGAVLFLFRKIYGEVVGALPLNGGAYNVLLNTTSKRNAALAACLTILSYMATAVISASEAMHYLHTLWHGLPIIWATLGLLGLFLVLTILGISESAKVAVAIFLVHLISLTLLVGSAVWYLATHGVDTLAANFSLPLKGGSITHALFFGFSAAMLGISGFESSANFVEEQARGVFGKTLRNMWIVVSFFNPAIAFLAVAALPMGEVGEHTETLLSHLGNTTGGAWLGTLISVDAVAVLSGAVLTSFVGVSGLMKRMTLDRILPQFFLKENKRESNYIILITFFLLCVSVLLITNGQLGPLSGVYTISFLSVMAFFALGNFLLKRKRPKLPRPVYAGILTVTLALVSILVALYGNIKIHPDYLIVFLQYFLPAMVLIYVMLNRIGILNLVLAAANSFAEQSPRFSRLLRLKLRQMLRELHQQEFVFFTKGDNVSNLNKVMAYVVENEFTTKLKIVTLLRPGETYPQDLLTDIHVLDRAYDQIEVDFVTLEGKFGPELIDKLSQEWKIPKNFMFIGSPGDQFPYHVSELGGVRLII from the coding sequence ATGAGTCACGAGAAGAAACTCAATGAATTGGAAGCCACTGCCATCTGCGGCAATGACATTTCCTCTTCGTGCCTGTACGTATCGGCCCTGGCTATTGCCTACGCCGGACAGTACGCCTGGATTGCGCTGCTCATGGTGGGCGCCGTATTGTTCCTGTTTCGGAAGATATACGGCGAAGTGGTGGGCGCGCTCCCGTTGAATGGTGGGGCCTACAACGTGCTCCTAAATACGACCAGCAAACGCAACGCGGCTTTAGCCGCCTGTCTTACTATTCTTTCTTACATGGCTACGGCAGTTATTTCGGCCAGCGAAGCCATGCACTACTTACACACGCTGTGGCACGGCCTGCCGATTATCTGGGCCACGCTGGGGCTGCTGGGCTTGTTTTTGGTACTTACTATTCTAGGAATATCTGAGTCGGCGAAAGTAGCAGTGGCCATTTTCTTGGTGCATCTTATCTCGCTTACTCTGCTAGTAGGTAGTGCCGTTTGGTATCTAGCTACCCACGGAGTTGATACGCTTGCTGCCAATTTCAGCTTGCCCTTGAAGGGCGGCAGTATCACACATGCCTTGTTTTTCGGGTTTAGCGCGGCTATGCTCGGCATATCGGGTTTTGAAAGCTCCGCCAACTTTGTGGAAGAGCAGGCGCGAGGTGTATTTGGCAAAACTCTGCGCAACATGTGGATTGTGGTAAGCTTCTTCAACCCAGCTATTGCCTTTTTGGCCGTAGCGGCTCTACCAATGGGCGAAGTTGGCGAACACACCGAAACGCTCTTATCCCACTTGGGCAACACTACCGGCGGCGCCTGGCTGGGCACATTGATTTCGGTAGATGCAGTAGCCGTACTCAGCGGGGCGGTGCTCACGTCTTTTGTGGGTGTAAGCGGCCTGATGAAGCGCATGACCCTGGACCGTATTCTGCCCCAATTCTTTCTGAAGGAAAACAAGCGCGAGAGCAACTACATCATTCTCATCACCTTCTTCCTGCTGTGCGTATCGGTACTGCTGATCACGAATGGGCAGTTGGGGCCGCTGTCGGGCGTGTATACTATTTCTTTTTTGTCGGTGATGGCGTTTTTCGCGCTGGGCAACTTTCTGCTCAAGCGCAAGCGGCCTAAGCTACCGCGGCCGGTGTACGCGGGTATTCTCACTGTGACGCTGGCGCTGGTCAGCATTCTAGTAGCCTTGTATGGCAACATCAAAATTCACCCCGACTATCTGATTGTGTTCCTGCAGTATTTCCTGCCGGCTATGGTGCTGATTTATGTGATGCTGAATCGCATTGGTATCCTGAACCTGGTACTGGCCGCCGCTAATTCCTTCGCTGAGCAGTCGCCGCGCTTTTCGCGCCTGCTTCGCCTCAAGCTACGGCAGATGCTACGGGAACTGCACCAACAGGAATTCGTCTTTTTCACGAAAGGGGATAACGTATCTAACCTCAATAAGGTGATGGCGTACGTGGTGGAGAATGAGTTTACGACCAAGCTAAAAATCGTGACGCTGCTTAGGCCCGGCGAAACGTATCCGCAGGATTTGCTCACTGATATCCATGTACTAGATCGCGCTTACGACCAGATTGAAGTGGATTTTGTAACTCTGGAGGGCAAGTTCGGCCCGGAACTGATTGACAAGCTCTCACAGGAGTGGAAAATCCCGAAGAACTTCATGTTCATTGGCTCGCCCGGCGACCAGTTTCCCTACCATGTCTCTGAGCTAGGTGGCGTACGGCTGATTATCTGA
- a CDS encoding HIRAN domain-containing protein has product MAADSTSPLVILECLIAGTSHREGLKAYEPNLQPGQDLTVAREADSAYDDWAVRVYTAGPEPMWLGYLPEGRNETVARLLDAGFKLAGRLTHKAWEDDWLYLEMEVLLLNE; this is encoded by the coding sequence ATGGCCGCCGACTCCACTTCGCCCTTAGTAATCCTCGAATGCCTGATTGCGGGCACCTCCCACCGCGAAGGGTTGAAAGCCTACGAGCCGAACCTACAACCCGGCCAGGACCTGACTGTAGCCCGGGAAGCCGACAGCGCCTACGATGACTGGGCCGTGCGCGTGTACACCGCCGGCCCCGAGCCGATGTGGCTAGGCTACTTGCCCGAAGGGCGCAATGAAACCGTGGCTCGTTTGCTCGATGCCGGTTTTAAGTTAGCCGGCCGCCTTACCCACAAAGCCTGGGAAGACGACTGGCTGTATCTGGAAATGGAAGTACTGCTCTTGAATGAGTAG
- a CDS encoding DUF4268 domain-containing protein — translation MAPEHIVIDTNGSLKSMYSKAEVAQLRQAFWTAFGQYMAPVPSAEGIPTNWINYKTGYKNLYFRLHADNRRASIGIELTHTDAEIRQLFFEQFEQLKAMLEETLGEAWTWELEAEDANGHPISRIYRELQPVNLFSRDDWPQLISFFKPRLIALDEFWSNAQYAFEELR, via the coding sequence ATGGCACCAGAACACATCGTAATTGATACTAACGGAAGTCTAAAGTCAATGTATAGCAAAGCGGAAGTCGCGCAGCTGCGCCAGGCCTTCTGGACGGCCTTTGGGCAATATATGGCCCCAGTACCCTCAGCGGAAGGCATACCCACCAACTGGATTAACTACAAAACCGGCTATAAAAACCTGTATTTCCGCCTGCACGCCGACAACCGCCGTGCCTCTATCGGCATTGAGCTAACGCACACCGACGCGGAAATCCGCCAGCTATTTTTTGAGCAGTTCGAGCAGTTGAAAGCTATGCTGGAGGAAACACTGGGTGAAGCTTGGACGTGGGAATTGGAAGCGGAAGACGCTAATGGCCACCCCATCAGTCGCATTTATAGAGAGCTACAACCCGTAAATCTATTCAGCCGCGACGACTGGCCTCAGCTGATTTCCTTTTTCAAGCCGCGCCTTATTGCGCTGGATGAATTCTGGAGCAACGCACAGTACGCGTTTGAGGAACTTCGGTAG
- a CDS encoding monovalent cation:proton antiporter family protein, with product MHVPIFSDVIIILLLSVGVILVVNKLRLPSIVGFLVTGIVAGPSALRLVKAQDDVDMLAELGVILLMFTIGLEFSLSSLSRLKRAVFLGGFLQVGLTIGATYLMAVFWGFSAVEAVFMGFLLSLSSTAIVLKLLQDRLEMESLHGQVTLAILIFQDLIVVPMMLLTPMLAGKGAGNPWTDLGLLAGKIVGVLALVWFGARYVMPRLLFVVAQTRSRELFLLTIIGTCLGVAWLTSTVGLSLALGAFLAGLIISESEYSYEAVSNILPFREIFASFFFVSIGMLLDVRFFLENPVTIVLITLAVMAVKLLLTVGAALALRLPMRSVLLVGLALCQVGEFAFILSKVGLEAGLMQEREYQYFLAVSILTMSLTPLVMLGAEPFTTFLLRLSLFKSLDQGLRIQTEQLPPEQEQALNDHLVVMGYGFNGRNLVKAAKYAKVPYVIIETNPITVRQEREKGEPILYGDASQEHVLEQAHVEHARVMVVAISDPASSRRIVVALRKMNPNSCIFVRTRYIHEMEELYRLGATEVIPEELEASIEIFSRVLAKYLVPMPEIDKLIGELRAGRYDMLRRRSLTEDEWSSMHVSLADAGMSTFQVSPEGELVGKTLSETEVRQRFGISLLAIRRGGQMLYEMTGDTIIKPDDTLYIFGPPERIQEFARKAD from the coding sequence ATGCATGTTCCCATATTTTCGGACGTCATTATTATCCTGCTGCTCTCGGTAGGGGTAATTCTGGTCGTAAATAAATTGCGTCTGCCCTCCATTGTGGGGTTTCTGGTCACGGGTATTGTGGCCGGTCCATCGGCGCTCCGGCTCGTGAAAGCCCAGGACGATGTAGACATGCTGGCCGAGCTTGGCGTGATTCTGCTCATGTTTACCATTGGGTTGGAGTTTTCGCTCTCTAGCCTTTCCCGCCTAAAGCGGGCCGTGTTTCTGGGGGGCTTTTTGCAGGTCGGACTCACCATTGGCGCCACGTATTTGATGGCCGTTTTCTGGGGTTTTTCGGCTGTGGAAGCTGTTTTTATGGGTTTTTTGCTTTCCCTAAGCAGCACAGCCATTGTCCTCAAGCTCCTTCAGGATCGGCTTGAGATGGAGTCCCTGCACGGGCAAGTCACGCTGGCTATCCTTATTTTTCAGGACCTGATTGTGGTACCCATGATGCTGCTTACGCCTATGCTGGCCGGCAAAGGCGCCGGCAACCCGTGGACTGATCTGGGGTTGCTGGCGGGCAAAATCGTTGGGGTGCTGGCACTGGTTTGGTTCGGAGCGCGATATGTTATGCCGCGCCTGTTGTTTGTGGTGGCCCAAACGCGCAGCCGCGAGCTGTTTCTACTCACCATCATCGGTACCTGCCTGGGTGTAGCATGGCTAACCTCAACGGTGGGACTTTCGCTGGCGCTGGGGGCCTTTTTGGCCGGCCTTATCATCTCCGAATCGGAGTACAGCTACGAGGCAGTAAGCAATATTCTACCCTTCCGCGAGATATTCGCCAGCTTCTTCTTTGTCTCCATCGGGATGCTGCTGGATGTCCGGTTTTTCTTGGAAAACCCAGTTACTATTGTGCTGATTACCTTGGCTGTAATGGCTGTTAAGCTGCTGCTTACGGTGGGGGCGGCATTGGCACTGCGCCTGCCTATGCGCTCGGTGCTGCTGGTGGGCTTGGCCTTGTGTCAGGTCGGAGAATTTGCCTTTATTCTCTCCAAAGTAGGTCTGGAGGCTGGGCTTATGCAGGAGCGGGAGTACCAATATTTCCTGGCCGTTTCCATCCTGACCATGAGCCTGACCCCTTTGGTGATGCTTGGTGCCGAGCCGTTCACTACGTTCCTGCTGCGCCTGAGCTTGTTTAAATCATTAGATCAAGGCTTACGCATTCAAACCGAACAATTGCCCCCCGAGCAAGAGCAAGCGCTAAATGACCATCTGGTGGTGATGGGTTATGGCTTCAACGGCCGCAACTTGGTAAAAGCAGCCAAATATGCCAAAGTGCCCTACGTCATTATCGAGACCAATCCCATTACAGTGCGGCAGGAGCGGGAAAAGGGCGAGCCAATTCTGTATGGCGACGCCTCCCAGGAGCATGTATTGGAGCAGGCCCACGTAGAGCATGCCCGTGTAATGGTGGTGGCTATTTCGGATCCGGCGAGCAGCCGCCGCATTGTGGTAGCTCTACGCAAGATGAATCCGAACTCCTGCATTTTCGTGCGCACGCGCTACATCCACGAAATGGAGGAACTGTACCGCCTTGGCGCCACTGAAGTAATACCGGAAGAGCTAGAAGCATCTATCGAGATTTTCTCGCGGGTATTGGCCAAATACCTGGTGCCCATGCCCGAAATCGATAAGCTGATTGGCGAGCTACGCGCGGGCCGCTACGATATGCTGCGCCGCCGTTCCCTCACAGAGGACGAGTGGTCATCGATGCACGTGTCCTTGGCCGATGCCGGAATGTCTACTTTTCAGGTGTCGCCGGAAGGAGAACTGGTGGGCAAAACCCTATCCGAAACTGAAGTGCGGCAGCGCTTTGGCATTAGTTTGCTCGCCATTCGCCGTGGGGGGCAAATGTTGTACGAAATGACGGGCGACACCATTATTAAGCCCGATGATACGCTCTATATCTTCGGCCCACCGGAGCGAATACAGGAGTTTGCCCGCAAGGCTGATTAA
- the ruvB gene encoding Holliday junction branch migration DNA helicase RuvB: MREAFLTGGNDHMDPSEKEIDKALRPLSFSDFTGQDKIVENLKIFVAAARRRGEALDHVLLHGPPGLGKTTLSHIIAAELEAGIKMTSGPVLDKPSDLAGLLTNLEPNDVLFIDEIHRLNPVVEEYLYSAMEDYRIDIMLDSGPNARSVQISLSPFTLIGATTRSGLLTSPLRARFGINARLEYYDSALLTSIVKRSAEILNTPIHDDAAFEIARRSRGTPRIANNLLRRTRDFAQIKGTGTITVDIAQFALNALDVDQNGLDEMDVRILTTIIDKFKGGPVGLSTIATACSEESETIEEVYEPFLIQEGYIKRTSRGREATEAAYRHLGKLMPQHLRGNSPGDLFGEPV, from the coding sequence ATGCGCGAAGCTTTTCTCACTGGTGGCAACGACCACATGGACCCTTCCGAAAAGGAGATTGACAAGGCTCTGCGGCCACTCAGCTTCTCCGACTTTACGGGTCAGGATAAGATTGTCGAGAACCTGAAGATATTCGTGGCTGCTGCTCGTCGGCGCGGCGAAGCCCTCGACCACGTGCTGCTCCACGGACCTCCCGGCCTGGGCAAAACCACCTTGTCGCACATCATTGCGGCCGAGTTGGAAGCGGGTATCAAAATGACCAGCGGCCCTGTGCTCGACAAGCCTTCCGATTTGGCTGGCTTGCTTACCAACCTGGAGCCCAACGACGTGCTCTTCATCGACGAGATTCACCGCCTCAACCCCGTGGTAGAGGAATACCTGTACTCGGCTATGGAGGACTACCGCATCGACATTATGCTCGATTCGGGTCCGAATGCGCGCTCCGTGCAGATTTCTCTGTCGCCGTTCACGCTCATCGGCGCTACAACGCGCTCTGGCTTGCTGACGTCGCCACTGCGGGCCCGCTTTGGTATTAACGCCCGCCTGGAGTATTACGATTCGGCCCTGCTGACCAGCATTGTGAAGCGCTCGGCCGAGATCCTGAATACGCCTATCCACGATGATGCGGCCTTCGAAATTGCCCGCCGCTCGCGTGGTACGCCGCGTATTGCCAACAACCTGCTGCGCCGTACCCGCGACTTCGCCCAGATAAAAGGCACCGGCACCATCACCGTTGATATTGCCCAGTTTGCCCTGAACGCCCTCGACGTAGACCAAAACGGCCTCGACGAAATGGACGTGCGCATCCTGACAACCATCATCGACAAGTTCAAAGGTGGCCCGGTAGGCTTGAGCACCATCGCTACGGCTTGCTCCGAAGAGTCTGAGACCATCGAGGAAGTATACGAGCCCTTCCTAATTCAGGAAGGCTACATCAAACGTACCTCTCGGGGCCGCGAAGCCACGGAAGCCGCGTATCGGCACTTGGGCAAGCTTATGCCCCAACATCTGCGCGGCAACTCACCCGGTGACTTATTTGGCGAGCCTGTTTAA